The following coding sequences are from one Coffea arabica cultivar ET-39 chromosome 11e, Coffea Arabica ET-39 HiFi, whole genome shotgun sequence window:
- the LOC113719452 gene encoding uncharacterized protein, producing MVGPSMLNTYKYNVTLKSSPTTIKFLCSYGGKILPRYPDGKLRYHGGETRVLAVERSISFSELVMKLGEMCGASVSLRCQLPTEDMDALVSITSDEDLANLIEEYDLAAVSASPTTNNALKIRAFLSTPYKPTTKKSSPSHSIASFSTSSNEATSPVYSPAPAASPSLISFRRPIKSAATDRCVHQIMSRPAVAYPHPLMTYEKAAAKGLPHHQYVYCGPGKASSHVYLIQHGNHWQ from the exons ATGGTCGGCCCTTCAATGCTTAACACATACAAATATAACGTAACCCTTAAATCCTCTCCAACCACCATCAAATTTCTTTGCAGCTATGGCGGCAAGATCCTCCCCCGTTATCCTGATGGCAAGCTCCGTTATCATGGTGGTGAAACCCGTGTCCTTGCTGTTGAACGTTCCATTTCCTTTTCTG AGCTAGTGATGAAGCTGGGGGAGATGTGTGGAGCATCAGTTAGTCTAAGATGTCAATTGCCAACAGAAGATATGGATGCACTTGTTTCGATCACCTCGGATGAGGATCTTGCCAATCTCATCGAGGAATATGATCTAGCTGCGGTCTCAGCCTCACCAACCACTAATAATGCCCTCAAGATCAGAGCTTTCCTTTCAACCCCTTATAAACCTACCACCAAGAAATCGTCTCCCTCCCATTCCATTGCCTCCTTTTCTACTAGTAGCAATGAGGCTACTTCTCCAGTTTATTCCCCAGCACCTGCTGCTTCCCCTAGCCTGATCAGCTTTAGGCGTCCAATTAAATCAGCTGCAACTGATAGGTGCGTCCATCAGATCATGTCCAGGCCAGCCGTTGCATACCCCCATCCCCTGATGACTTATGAGAAAGCTGCTGCAAAGGGGCTTCCTCATCATCAGTATGTCTACTGTGGCCCTGGAAAAGCTAGCAGCCATGTATATCTCATTCAACATGGCAACCACTGGCAATAG